A stretch of Methanobrevibacter sp. YE315 DNA encodes these proteins:
- a CDS encoding non-ribosomal peptide synthetase — translation MESVVNLFSNMVRMYPDKIALKDKYGSYSYHELDMISNGIAHFIVNECNNQGIDLEANIEAGKDGERIGILLPRKKLFVATLLGIIKAGCCVVNVNPEFPNQRKNYIIHDSNCRCIISSLDIDKTGIEGNIFDIEDIIGKDENYIKDPINLSNLENEGMIAYTSGSTGVSKGVVHRQKFFSISNLNCWQDFYEYTKDDNFACMTGFSFTIVYSELLTPIINGSTSYILDEEEKLDIPKIVNIIQNHGITVMSMPSKVLRYISKTYPDLSIKFVYSGGEKLQNIETNNFLVLENYGCSECGYVLSNLMKEDDSPRVLGKPGPFWKTYLVDEDGNEITESGVVGELCVSGEGVSKGYLNLPEATEEKYVDCPFSDDDIMFKTGDLMSLDENGLFEYHGRNDFMVNINGIRVELAEVEIVIQEDKAISEVVCTLENIHGGDNLVCYFATEHPIDDEKEFVSAIKDRIAEKLPDYMIPSIFVKLDKLPRNINGKIDRSNLPEIDVSAHKEEFEKPTSEFEILLANAFSKILSIDVEDISINDNFYDLGGNSVLTMELLDYLKMHEISSMDIFKGQSIKGIVNLVESKTSKNKENLSAREKEEMAKSHDLTPFQRRLLIDQSCEFNSTVWNIPFLFSLDEEVDAERLREALQKTIDNHQVLSTTLEIDGEAHIKQRYIENLLPKVAIEEMTEKELEDILPDLVVPFNIFGGPLARFRIFKTEKTCYLFMDIHHLIGDGTSSNIFYKDIVSAYRGEELPEDYYFSFIKDMEIIHESSDYEKAEKYYLGKYGDLSSWALSPSHDLSDEGYGVEITGIWPAGLSVEDIEKAEERFKTSRNVLAVVASLKALSAQSGNSKVLVNWVYNNRNNHDYDNTMGCLIKSLPVGLDLNDYENDEEILKEIKNQVINGIANSSYEYLSINYESFTTDTLFVNYLGKLRNSEGFQYFKPELMEVPRERDIAKMRVAIAVMEDENDEILTGVEYCSSMYSKENAVEFHELLNKEFISLVKEGG, via the coding sequence ATGGAATCAGTAGTAAATCTATTTAGTAATATGGTGCGTATGTATCCTGATAAAATTGCTTTAAAAGATAAATATGGTTCTTATTCTTATCATGAGCTTGACATGATTTCTAATGGTATAGCTCATTTCATTGTTAATGAATGCAATAATCAAGGAATTGACCTTGAAGCCAATATTGAAGCGGGAAAGGATGGTGAAAGGATTGGTATATTGCTTCCACGTAAAAAATTATTTGTCGCTACTTTATTGGGTATTATTAAAGCAGGATGCTGTGTTGTTAATGTTAATCCTGAATTTCCTAATCAGAGGAAAAATTACATTATCCATGATTCTAATTGCAGATGCATAATCTCCTCTTTGGATATTGATAAAACAGGCATTGAGGGCAATATTTTCGATATTGAGGATATTATCGGAAAGGATGAAAATTATATTAAAGATCCTATAAACTTATCAAATCTGGAAAATGAGGGGATGATTGCATATACTTCAGGGTCCACTGGAGTATCCAAAGGGGTTGTTCATAGACAGAAATTCTTTTCCATTTCAAATCTTAATTGTTGGCAGGACTTTTATGAATATACAAAAGATGATAATTTCGCATGCATGACAGGATTCTCTTTTACAATAGTATACTCTGAGTTATTAACACCAATCATCAACGGATCAACTTCATATATTCTGGATGAAGAAGAAAAATTGGATATTCCGAAAATTGTCAATATCATTCAAAACCATGGCATTACAGTCATGTCCATGCCTTCAAAGGTCTTGAGATACATTTCAAAAACATATCCTGATTTGAGCATTAAATTTGTTTATAGTGGAGGTGAAAAACTCCAGAACATTGAAACAAACAACTTTTTAGTTCTTGAGAATTATGGCTGCTCTGAGTGCGGATATGTGCTTAGTAATCTGATGAAAGAGGATGATTCACCGAGAGTTTTAGGCAAACCTGGTCCGTTTTGGAAGACATATCTGGTTGATGAAGACGGAAATGAAATCACTGAAAGCGGTGTTGTAGGAGAATTGTGTGTCTCTGGTGAGGGAGTATCCAAGGGATATCTGAACCTTCCGGAAGCGACCGAAGAGAAATATGTTGACTGTCCGTTTAGCGATGATGATATAATGTTCAAGACAGGAGACCTGATGTCCTTGGATGAAAATGGTCTTTTTGAGTATCACGGTAGAAATGACTTCATGGTTAACATTAATGGAATACGTGTGGAATTGGCTGAAGTTGAAATAGTAATTCAGGAGGATAAAGCTATTTCAGAAGTTGTCTGCACCCTTGAAAACATCCATGGTGGAGATAATTTAGTTTGCTATTTCGCCACAGAACACCCGATTGATGATGAAAAGGAATTTGTTTCAGCTATTAAAGATAGAATCGCTGAAAAATTACCTGATTATATGATTCCATCCATTTTTGTAAAATTGGATAAACTGCCAAGAAACATCAACGGAAAAATTGACCGAAGCAATCTTCCGGAAATTGATGTGTCCGCACATAAGGAAGAATTTGAAAAACCTACTTCAGAATTCGAAATTTTATTGGCAAATGCATTTTCCAAGATTTTAAGCATTGATGTCGAAGATATCAGTATTAATGATAACTTTTATGACCTGGGAGGTAATTCTGTACTTACTATGGAGTTATTGGATTATTTGAAAATGCATGAAATCTCTTCAATGGATATCTTTAAAGGACAATCCATTAAAGGCATTGTAAATCTTGTCGAATCAAAAACTTCAAAAAATAAGGAAAATCTATCAGCAAGGGAAAAAGAAGAAATGGCAAAATCTCATGATTTAACTCCATTCCAAAGACGTTTGCTTATAGATCAATCCTGTGAGTTCAATTCAACAGTCTGGAATATTCCTTTCCTGTTTTCATTAGATGAAGAGGTTGATGCAGAAAGGCTCAGGGAAGCATTACAAAAAACAATAGACAATCACCAAGTACTGTCCACAACTCTTGAAATTGATGGGGAAGCCCATATCAAGCAACGTTATATTGAAAATTTATTGCCTAAAGTTGCAATAGAAGAAATGACAGAAAAAGAGCTGGAAGACATTCTTCCTGATTTGGTAGTTCCGTTTAATATTTTTGGAGGTCCTTTAGCCAGATTCAGAATATTCAAAACAGAAAAAACCTGTTATCTATTCATGGATATCCATCACTTGATAGGCGACGGAACATCCTCAAACATTTTCTATAAAGACATTGTCTCTGCATACAGAGGTGAGGAACTGCCTGAGGATTATTATTTCTCATTTATTAAAGACATGGAGATTATTCATGAATCTTCCGACTATGAAAAGGCGGAAAAATATTACTTGGGCAAATATGGTGACCTGTCTAGTTGGGCATTATCTCCTAGCCATGATTTATCTGATGAAGGTTATGGTGTTGAAATTACAGGAATATGGCCTGCCGGATTGAGCGTTGAGGATATTGAAAAGGCAGAAGAAAGATTCAAAACTTCTAGAAACGTGCTTGCTGTTGTTGCAAGCCTTAAAGCATTAAGTGCTCAATCAGGTAACAGCAAAGTCCTTGTTAACTGGGTATACAATAACCGTAATAACCATGACTATGACAATACCATGGGATGTTTAATCAAGAGCCTGCCGGTAGGTTTGGACTTGAATGATTATGAAAATGATGAAGAAATCTTAAAAGAAATTAAAAATCAGGTTATTAACGGTATTGCCAACAGCAGTTATGAATATTTGTCTATAAACTATGAATCATTTACCACTGATACATTATTTGTAAATTACCTTGGAAAATTGCGTAATTCCGAAGGATTCCAATATTTCAAACCTGAATTGATGGAAGTGCCTAGAGAACGTGATATAGCTAAGATGAGAGTAGCTATTGCAGTAATGGAAGATGAAAACGATGAGATTCTCACGGGTGTTGAATATTGTTCCAGCATGTACTCTAAGGAAAATGCAGTTGAATTCCATGAATTGTTGAATAAAGAGTTTATTTCTTTAGTCAAAGAAGGTGGATAA
- a CDS encoding coenzyme F420-0:L-glutamate ligase translates to MRCVGTVVRGIRTPIIKENDDLATIVVDSLMEAKESEGFEFKDKDIVAITEAVVGISEGNYVTVDDVAQDLQKKFPSKNIGVTNPILSRNRFSIILKGIARGMDKITLLTSFPADEVGNGILDENILDKSEYNLGSVITEEEYYETFGSWKHPFTGINMIDFYRELIESEDCEVEFVFSNDVKTILDYNTDVLTCDIHTREKTTKLLKEKGAHVYGLHEVLTEPIGDSGCNPDYGLLGSNKATEEKLKLFPKTGDTLVREVQKRLIDLTGKQIEVMVYGDGAFKDPVGKIWELADPVVSPAHTDGLVGYPNEIKLKYVSDNKFADLKGDELKEAIKEEIRHKDKDLTGQMITEGTTPRVLTDLIGSLCDLTSGSGDKGTPVIFIQGYFDNLAND, encoded by the coding sequence ATGAGATGTGTTGGTACAGTTGTACGTGGAATAAGAACACCTATCATTAAAGAAAACGATGATTTAGCCACAATAGTTGTAGATTCATTAATGGAAGCAAAAGAAAGTGAAGGATTTGAATTCAAAGACAAAGATATCGTTGCAATTACAGAAGCGGTTGTAGGTATATCAGAAGGAAATTACGTAACCGTGGATGATGTTGCACAAGATTTACAAAAAAAATTCCCATCTAAAAACATTGGAGTAACAAACCCTATTTTAAGTAGAAACAGATTCTCCATTATTCTAAAAGGTATTGCAAGAGGAATGGACAAGATTACTCTTTTAACATCTTTCCCTGCAGATGAAGTGGGAAACGGTATTTTAGATGAAAATATTCTAGATAAAAGTGAATACAATTTAGGAAGTGTCATAACTGAAGAGGAATACTATGAAACCTTCGGTTCATGGAAACATCCATTCACTGGAATAAACATGATTGACTTCTACAGAGAATTAATCGAAAGCGAAGACTGTGAAGTTGAATTTGTCTTCTCCAATGATGTAAAAACAATTCTTGATTATAACACTGATGTTTTAACTTGTGATATCCATACAAGAGAAAAAACCACAAAATTACTCAAAGAAAAAGGAGCACATGTATACGGATTGCACGAGGTCTTAACTGAACCTATCGGAGATTCCGGTTGTAATCCTGACTACGGATTGCTTGGTTCCAACAAAGCAACAGAAGAAAAATTAAAACTATTCCCAAAAACAGGCGACACATTAGTCAGAGAAGTGCAAAAAAGATTAATAGACCTTACCGGCAAACAGATAGAAGTGATGGTTTACGGTGATGGTGCATTCAAAGATCCTGTTGGAAAGATTTGGGAATTGGCAGACCCTGTTGTCTCACCAGCACATACTGACGGATTAGTAGGATATCCAAATGAAATCAAATTAAAATATGTTTCTGACAATAAATTCGCTGACTTGAAAGGCGATGAATTAAAAGAAGCTATTAAAGAAGAAATAAGACACAAAGATAAAGACTTGACTGGACAAATGATTACTGAAGGAACCACACCAAGAGTATTGACCGATTTAATCGGCTCATTATGTGACTTGACCAGCGGTTCCGGAGATAAAGGAACACCAGTTATATTTATCCAAGGTTACTTCGATAATTTAGCAAATGACTAA
- the pyk gene encoding pyruvate kinase produces MKKTKIICSIGPASDSVEVMSEMVKNGMDCARINLSHATEEDILKTIDVIRRVRKETNVPVAIMYDTKGPEFRTLKFNDGGITIHEGDTIKMSKTCIHGDEKEFGVNHSEAIDFINIGNKVLIDNALLELEVIDKKDDFVVLKALGNGKIQDNKTVNVPGVDLKLNFISEVDKKDIAFAAQHSCDYLALSFVTTKEDVIEARKIIEESGGDALIISKIESHKGIGNIDDIIDESDGIMVARGDLGVEVPMEKLPMLQKSIIKKCREKGKFAIVATEMLASMYENPRPTRAEVSDVANAILDGTDCVMLSGETTIGKHPIESVEIMNRICKYVESTIDYTKHVAYKGTIGVSDTIAKLVVGAVEFSDIKAIVTTTMTGFTARSISNFRPNTIILACCPSNHIAEKVVLNFGVKPVVTEIYESTDEMVENAKIIAQKHLGLNKGDLIVVTGGFPLGEAKKTNYLRIEEI; encoded by the coding sequence ATGAAAAAAACAAAAATTATATGTAGTATAGGTCCGGCATCTGATTCTGTTGAGGTTATGAGTGAAATGGTTAAAAATGGTATGGACTGTGCACGTATTAATCTTAGCCATGCCACCGAAGAAGATATACTGAAAACAATTGACGTTATTAGGAGAGTACGTAAAGAAACCAACGTTCCTGTCGCCATTATGTATGATACTAAAGGACCTGAGTTCAGAACACTGAAATTTAACGATGGGGGCATTACCATTCATGAAGGCGATACCATCAAGATGAGTAAGACCTGCATACATGGTGATGAAAAGGAATTCGGAGTCAATCATAGCGAGGCCATAGACTTTATAAACATAGGAAACAAAGTGCTGATAGATAACGCTTTGCTTGAATTGGAAGTCATTGATAAGAAGGATGATTTTGTTGTATTGAAAGCCTTAGGCAATGGCAAGATTCAGGATAATAAAACAGTCAATGTTCCTGGAGTTGATTTGAAATTAAATTTTATAAGTGAAGTAGACAAAAAGGATATCGCCTTTGCAGCACAGCACTCCTGTGATTATCTGGCATTATCATTTGTGACCACTAAAGAAGACGTGATTGAAGCCCGTAAAATCATCGAGGAATCCGGAGGAGATGCACTTATTATTTCAAAAATTGAAAGCCACAAGGGCATCGGAAATATAGATGACATAATTGATGAATCTGACGGCATTATGGTGGCCAGAGGAGATTTGGGAGTGGAAGTTCCAATGGAAAAGCTGCCGATGCTTCAAAAGAGCATTATTAAGAAATGTCGTGAAAAGGGCAAGTTTGCTATTGTCGCCACTGAAATGTTGGCTTCCATGTATGAAAATCCAAGACCTACAAGAGCAGAGGTATCGGATGTGGCTAATGCAATATTAGATGGAACTGATTGCGTTATGCTTTCCGGAGAAACCACCATTGGAAAACATCCGATTGAATCAGTTGAAATAATGAATAGAATATGCAAATATGTAGAATCCACTATTGATTATACAAAACATGTCGCTTACAAAGGAACAATCGGCGTTAGCGATACAATTGCCAAACTAGTTGTAGGTGCCGTTGAATTTTCTGACATTAAAGCGATAGTCACAACCACCATGACCGGTTTTACAGCTCGAAGCATCAGCAATTTTAGACCAAACACAATAATTCTGGCATGTTGTCCTTCCAACCACATTGCAGAGAAAGTTGTTTTAAACTTTGGCGTTAAACCAGTCGTTACAGAAATATATGAAAGCACTGATGAGATGGTTGAGAATGCGAAAATAATTGCTCAAAAACACTTAGGCCTAAACAAAGGAGATTTGATAGTGGTTACTGGAGGATTTCCATTAGGCGAGGCGAAAAAAACTAATTATCTAAGAATTGAAGAAATATAA
- a CDS encoding adenylosuccinate synthetase: MTCSILVGGAWGDEGKGKCITYLCDADKPDIIARAGVGPNAGHSVEFNGEKYGLRLTPSGFVHTGAKLMIGAGVLVNPDVLYKEFEDLKKYNVKERMCIDPRCAIINEDHLSRDKNSEYLSKKIGSTGSGCGPANSDRVMRTIEIARDIPELEEYLTDVSLACNEAIDNGEEVFIEGSQGFALSLYYGSYPFVTSKDTTASTFAADVGVGPTKIDEVINVFKSYISRVGSGPFPTEMTQEEAERQGLEEYGVVTGRRRRIGYFDMELAKESCRINGATQIALTCVDKLFDCARVQDYGELSAETKAFIEDIQTETGVPVTIISTGPDLKDTIDLRKELL; the protein is encoded by the coding sequence ATGACTTGTAGTATTCTAGTTGGCGGAGCATGGGGTGATGAAGGTAAAGGAAAATGTATTACTTACCTTTGCGATGCTGATAAACCAGATATAATTGCTCGTGCAGGAGTAGGACCAAATGCAGGGCACTCTGTTGAATTCAACGGAGAAAAATATGGTTTAAGATTAACCCCCTCCGGTTTTGTACATACTGGCGCTAAACTCATGATTGGTGCAGGAGTTTTAGTGAATCCGGATGTATTATATAAGGAATTTGAAGATTTAAAAAAATATAATGTAAAAGAAAGAATGTGTATTGACCCTAGATGTGCTATTATTAATGAAGATCACTTATCCAGGGATAAGAACTCTGAATATCTGTCTAAAAAGATAGGAAGTACCGGTTCAGGTTGCGGACCTGCAAATTCTGACAGGGTAATGAGAACTATTGAGATAGCTCGCGATATTCCGGAATTGGAGGAATACCTTACTGATGTGTCTTTAGCATGTAATGAAGCTATTGATAATGGTGAGGAAGTATTTATTGAAGGTTCTCAAGGATTTGCTTTATCTCTTTATTATGGATCTTATCCATTCGTAACTAGTAAGGATACCACTGCTTCAACCTTTGCTGCAGATGTAGGTGTTGGACCAACTAAAATAGATGAAGTCATTAATGTATTCAAATCTTACATTTCCCGTGTTGGAAGCGGACCATTCCCGACAGAAATGACTCAAGAGGAAGCTGAAAGACAAGGTCTTGAAGAATATGGTGTTGTAACCGGTCGTCGTAGAAGAATTGGTTACTTTGACATGGAGCTTGCAAAAGAATCCTGCAGAATCAATGGTGCAACTCAAATTGCTTTAACTTGCGTTGACAAATTGTTTGACTGTGCCCGTGTTCAAGACTACGGTGAATTATCCGCTGAAACTAAAGCATTCATAGAAGATATTCAAACTGAAACCGGTGTGCCGGTTACTATTATTTCAACAGGTCCTGATTTAAAGGACACTATTGATTTAAGAAAAGAGTTGTTATAA
- a CDS encoding DUF6891 domain-containing protein, producing MNPDLVEEIEYMKDLLAKSGFFSSDEIIEILEDQFIEEDIDFTDCEVSPNDYSCENFSRLEKVFNGLVSENIVAIHNCGYDIEEGVGDAFELFVHLNNNKFNAEGFCFYTFEDIEEAVFENKLRITFGDFENSEEKALEIGKIVAEHLKNEEFNINWDETVNNQIEINPFIWDKSYDDEKEYEIEGAYEVFVNNRC from the coding sequence ATGAATCCGGATTTAGTTGAAGAAATCGAATATATGAAGGATTTGCTTGCTAAATCTGGTTTTTTCTCATCCGATGAAATAATTGAGATATTGGAAGACCAATTTATTGAGGAAGATATTGACTTTACCGATTGTGAAGTTTCTCCAAATGATTATTCCTGTGAGAATTTTTCCAGATTGGAGAAGGTTTTTAACGGATTGGTATCTGAAAACATTGTAGCTATTCACAATTGCGGCTATGATATTGAGGAAGGTGTCGGAGATGCATTTGAACTTTTCGTCCATTTGAATAATAATAAGTTCAATGCAGAAGGCTTCTGTTTTTACACCTTCGAGGATATTGAAGAAGCAGTCTTTGAAAATAAGTTAAGAATTACCTTCGGTGATTTTGAAAACAGTGAAGAAAAGGCATTGGAAATTGGAAAAATTGTTGCTGAACATTTGAAAAATGAAGAGTTTAATATTAATTGGGACGAAACTGTTAACAACCAAATTGAGATTAATCCGTTTATATGGGACAAATCATACGATGATGAAAAAGAATATGAAATTGAAGGAGCTTATGAGGTTTTTGTAAATAATAGGTGTTAA
- a CDS encoding DUF6882 domain-containing protein — MLTLKVIEKEITIEEGDSFKMVLSKYGALGLDKQENLSDLIGDTKGELDLENGFVTFGDIKMPVQILGFYSDELNQWSWAWDNEDIFGENLIKAASKIKAVGDEFEIVEFSAPIIQLDYDACHSIAMTATAFLNYDAYYAVSEDGLDIFVAVESEDIKEDNSLLKFRNTFYNFQKNFKIYPKIAFEAYTKLKGYIYKPHDDFAVAKIGESRIIVGFTERGNITRILMYDEEE, encoded by the coding sequence GTGTTAACATTGAAAGTTATAGAAAAGGAAATAACTATTGAAGAAGGCGATTCATTTAAAATGGTATTATCCAAATATGGTGCTTTAGGTCTTGACAAACAGGAAAATCTCTCAGATTTAATCGGAGATACTAAAGGCGAGTTGGATTTAGAAAACGGCTTTGTAACCTTCGGCGATATTAAGATGCCTGTTCAGATTTTAGGATTCTATTCCGATGAATTGAACCAATGGTCCTGGGCATGGGACAATGAGGACATCTTCGGTGAAAACTTAATTAAAGCGGCAAGCAAAATTAAAGCTGTTGGGGATGAATTCGAAATTGTAGAGTTTAGCGCACCCATAATCCAATTAGATTATGATGCATGCCATTCAATAGCAATGACCGCAACCGCCTTTTTGAATTATGATGCTTATTATGCCGTTTCAGAAGATGGATTGGATATCTTTGTAGCTGTTGAATCTGAAGACATCAAGGAAGACAATTCCCTTTTAAAATTCAGAAATACCTTTTACAATTTCCAGAAAAATTTCAAGATTTATCCTAAAATCGCTTTTGAGGCATATACCAAACTCAAAGGGTACATATATAAGCCTCATGACGATTTTGCAGTAGCAAAAATTGGTGAAAGTAGGATAATTGTTGGTTTCACCGAAAGAGGAAATATCACACGTATATTGATGTATGATGAAGAGGAATAG
- a CDS encoding LL-diaminopimelate aminotransferase, producing the protein MVVKINENYLKLKSSYLFVEVARRESEFVKANPDANVIKMGIGDVTKPLVPAVVEAFRDAVDEMGDAETFMGYGPEQGYEFLAEAIIKNDYEKYGISLDTSEVFISDGAKCDTGNIQEIFGIDNKIAVTDPVYTVYVDTNVMAGRTGEMGDDGMYEGLTYLKCNSENNFVPELPSEPVDIIYLCYPNNPTGTTLTKDQLKVFIDYAKENKAIILFDAAYEAFINEDNVPHTIYEIEGAKEVAIEFKSFSKTAGFTGTRCAYTVVPKELMGYDSQGNEVEINPLWNRRQTTKFNGCSYPVQKAAEATYTEEGQKQIRDVVDYYMENAKVIRESLSDLGLEVYGGVSSPYIWVKAPNNMDSWAFFDLLLNEANVIGTPGSGFGPSGEGYLRLTAFNTLENTKEAMDRISKLEF; encoded by the coding sequence ATGGTTGTTAAAATTAATGAAAACTATCTTAAATTAAAAAGTAGCTATCTTTTTGTTGAAGTGGCTAGAAGAGAATCTGAATTCGTAAAAGCAAATCCTGATGCAAATGTAATTAAAATGGGTATCGGGGACGTAACAAAACCTTTAGTCCCTGCTGTTGTTGAAGCTTTCCGCGATGCCGTTGATGAGATGGGGGATGCCGAAACATTCATGGGATACGGTCCAGAACAAGGTTATGAATTTTTAGCTGAAGCGATTATAAAAAATGATTATGAAAAATATGGAATTTCCTTAGACACATCAGAAGTATTCATAAGCGATGGAGCTAAGTGTGATACAGGTAACATTCAGGAAATATTCGGCATTGACAATAAGATTGCCGTAACCGATCCTGTTTATACAGTTTATGTTGACACCAATGTAATGGCCGGAAGAACAGGAGAAATGGGTGACGATGGAATGTATGAAGGATTGACATATCTCAAATGTAATTCTGAAAATAACTTTGTCCCTGAATTGCCGTCCGAACCGGTGGATATTATTTACTTATGCTATCCGAACAACCCGACAGGTACTACATTAACCAAAGACCAATTAAAAGTATTCATCGATTATGCAAAGGAAAACAAAGCAATTATTTTATTCGATGCAGCTTATGAAGCATTCATAAATGAAGATAATGTTCCTCACACTATTTATGAAATTGAAGGTGCAAAAGAGGTAGCTATCGAATTTAAGAGCTTTTCAAAAACTGCAGGTTTTACAGGAACTCGTTGCGCATACACTGTTGTGCCTAAGGAATTGATGGGATATGACAGCCAAGGCAATGAGGTTGAAATCAATCCGTTATGGAACAGAAGACAAACCACTAAATTCAATGGATGCTCTTACCCAGTGCAAAAAGCTGCTGAAGCAACCTACACTGAAGAAGGTCAAAAACAAATCAGGGATGTTGTAGACTATTACATGGAAAATGCAAAAGTGATTCGTGAAAGCTTATCTGATTTAGGTTTAGAGGTCTACGGTGGGGTAAGTTCTCCATATATTTGGGTAAAAGCACCTAATAACATGGATTCCTGGGCTTTCTTTGACTTATTATTAAACGAAGCTAATGTAATCGGAACTCCAGGTTCCGGATTTGGTCCAAGCGGGGAAGGTTATTTAAGACTCACTGCATTCAATACATTGGAAAATACTAAAGAAGCAATGGATAGGATTTCAAAATTAGAATTTTAG
- a CDS encoding HEAT repeat domain-containing protein, giving the protein MGFFDRFKKSKWQHGDWKERMLEVQKLDNPEKLAEIAKNDTNKKVRLAAIEKISDKSVLTDLAKNDSNKTVRLAAIEKISDKTVLTDLAKNDSNKTIRSAAGKRISDFE; this is encoded by the coding sequence ATGGGATTTTTTGACAGATTTAAAAAATCAAAATGGCAGCATGGAGACTGGAAAGAGAGAATGCTGGAAGTTCAAAAATTGGATAATCCTGAAAAATTAGCTGAAATTGCCAAAAACGACACCAATAAAAAAGTAAGATTGGCAGCCATCGAAAAAATAAGCGACAAATCTGTCTTAACAGACCTTGCAAAAAACGACTCAAACAAAACAGTCCGATTGGCGGCAATCGAAAAAATAAGCGACAAGACTGTTTTAACAGACCTTGCAAAAAACGACTCAAACAAAACAATCCGGTCAGCTGCCGGTAAAAGAATATCTGATTTTGAATAA